One segment of Drosophila ananassae strain 14024-0371.13 chromosome 3R, ASM1763931v2, whole genome shotgun sequence DNA contains the following:
- the LOC6497702 gene encoding DNA mismatch repair protein spellchecker 1: MQAKATESRQEPTLHMDTNARRNFIKAHAKLGEKPSSTVRFFDHSDCYTVHGSDDCELVAKVVYKSTAYVGALIPDDKKETLQFVSLSKNNFELAVRELLLVRNLRVEVFVKQATDWKLEYRGSPGNLLQFEDILFANKEVLVGNSIISLLVKLEGGAQRRVGVASVEQNDCQFQLLEFLDDDFFTELEATVVLLGPKECLLPSLDGEYAAVKTLLERNGVMITVPKKSSANDLIQDLNRLLRFAKGQQEDATGLKELQLQLASDALKVAIKYLDLVNDPGNLGHYELKQLDLKRFVHLDSAAVAALNIMPKPGTHPSMPSYRWQSILGVLDHCRTPQGHRLMGQWVKQPLRRREILTDRHNVVECLLEAPDTLETLSLDYLKRIPDILMLTKKLMRRKATLQDLFRIYQVILRTPKILKVLFELENSTVESMICAPFKSFLEDLTGLKQMVEQVVDFEAIERGEYLVKASFDSRLMELQQTMTELYSKMERLQTKCSEELNLDGKQQVKLENVAKLGHHFRITLKDDSVLRKNKNYRIVDVIKGGVRFTSDKLESYAEEFGSCRTRYEEQQLSIVEEIIQVAVGYAAPLTSLNNELAQLDCLVSFAIAARSAPIPYVRPKMLEEGAGQLVLEDVRHPCLELQEHVSFIANSVEFKKDKCNMFIITGPNMGGKSTYIRSVGTAVLMAHVGAFVPCSSATITMVDSILGRVGASDNIIKGLSTFMVEMIETSGIIRTATEKSLVIIDELGRGTSTYEGCGIAWSIAEHLAKETKCFTLFATHFHEITKLAESLATVKNCHMAAVADADNFTLLYQVRPGVMEKSFGIQVARLASFPEHVVQNAQEVYNEFEDEHAGKQKEEDKALLEKIQVAIEQLSTAGNNTDINVEDLTQLVTKFTKDIKKLDSDYFKSVLATSEA; the protein is encoded by the exons ATGCAGGCCAAAGCAACCGAAAGCAGGCAGGAGCCGACGCTGCATATGG ATACAAATGCGCGTCGCAATTTCATCAAAGCCCACGCGAAGCTGGGCGAG AAACCCAGCAGCACAGTGCGATTCTTCGACCACTCGGACTGCTATACCGTCCATGGAAGCGATGACTGCGAGCTGGTGGCCAAAGTTGTCTACAAATCCACGGCCTACGTCGGAGCCCTCATTCCGGATGACAAAAAGGAGACGCTTCAGTTTGTTTCCTTGTCCAAGAACAATTTTGAGCTGGCCGTGCGTGAGCTGCTCCTGGTGCGCAATCTCCGGGTGGAGGTCTTTGTGAAGCAAGCCACAGATTGGAAACTGGAGTATCGCGGTTCGCCGGGAAACCTGTTGCAGTTCGAGGACATTCTTTTTGCCAATAAGGAGGTGTTGGTGGGTAACAGCATTATATCGCTGTTGGTCAAGTTGGAGGGCGGGGCGCAGCGTCGTGTGGGCGTGGCCAGCGTGGAGCAAAACGACTGCCAGTTCCAGTTGCTGGAGTTTTTGGACGACGATTTCTTTACGGAATTGGAGGCGACTGTGGTGTTGTTGGGCCCAAAAGAGTGCCTGCTGCCCAGCCTGGATGGCGAATACGCGGCCGTGAAAACTTTATTGGAACGCAACGGGGTTATGATCACGGTTCCCAAAAAGAGCAGTGCCAACGATCTGATTCAGGATTTGAATCGTTTGCTTCGGTTTGCCAAGGGGCAGCAGGAAGACGCCACAGGTCTCAAGGAGTTGCAGCTGCAGTTGGCCTCTGACGCTCTGAAGGTGGCTATTAAGTACTTGGATTTGGTCAACGATCCCGGAAACTTGGGTCATTACGAATTAAAACAACTAGATCTGAAGCG CTTTGTTCATTTGGACTCTGCTGCCGTGGCGGCATTGAACATCATGCCCAAGCCGGGAACACATCCCTCTATGCCTTCGTACCGTTGGCAGAGCATCCTGGGGGTGCTGGACCACTGCCGCACACCGCAAGGTCATCGTCTTATGGGTCAATGGGTGAAGCAGCCACTACGGCGCCGCGAAATTCTCACCGACCGACACAACGTGGTGGAGTGCTTGTTGGAGGCACCGGATACGCTGGAAACCCTGAGCTTAGATTATCTAAAGCGTATACCAGATATCCTAATGCTGACCAAAAAGCTAATGCGACGCAAGGCCACGTTGCAGGACTTGTTCCGCATCTACCAAGTTATCCTGCGCACCCCGAAGATCCTAAAGGTACTGTTTGAGCTGGAGAACTCCACGGTGGAGAGCATGATTTGTGCACCCTTCAAAAGCTTCCTGGAGGACCTAACAGGTCTTAAGCAAATGGTCGAGCAGGTGGTTGACTTCGAGGCCATCGAAAGGGGTGAGTACCTGGTAAAGGCTTCCTTCGACAGTCGCTTGATGGAGTTGCAACAGACCATGACCGAGTTGTATTCAAAAATGGAGCGACTGCAGACAAAGTGCAGTGAGGAGCTGAATCTGGATGGCAAGCAGCAGGTGAAGCTGGAGAATGTGGCCAAGCTGGGGCATCATTTTCGCATTACCCTCAAGGATGACTCTGTGCTGAGGAAGAATAAAAACTACCGCATTGTGGACGTGATCAAGGGCGGCGTCCGCTTCACCTCTGACAAGTTGGAGAGCTATGCTGAAGAGTTTGGAAGCTGCCGCACTCGCTACGAAGAACAGCAGCTCTCTATCGTAGAAGAGATCATCCAGGTGGCCGTGGGCTACGCTGCTCCTCTCACATCCCTTAACAACGAACTGGCCCAGCTCGACTGTCTGGTCAGCTTCGCCATTGCTGCCCGAAGTGCTCCCATCCCCTATGTACGTCCCAAAATGCTGGAAGAAGGCGCGGGCCAGCTTGTTCTTGAGGATGTTCGCCATCCCTGCTTGGAGCTGCAGGAACATGTCAGCTTTATTGCCAACAGTGTGGAGTTCAAGAAGG ACAAATGTAACATGTTCATCATAACTGGTCCAAACATGGGTGGAAAGAGCACCTACATTCGCTCCGTAGGCACTGCTGTGCTGATGGCGCACGTGGGTGCCTTTGTTCCTTGCAGTTCGGCCACCATCACTATGGTCGACTCCATCCTGGGACGCGTTGGAGCCAGTGATAATATCATCAAGGGCCTTAGCACTTTCATGGTTGAAATGATAGAAACGTCGGGAATAATCAGG ACTGCCACCGAAAAATCTTTGGTGATCATTGACGAACTTGGCCGTGGCACCTCCACCTACGAGGGCTGCGGCATTGCCTGGTCAATAGCAGAGCACCTGGCCAAGGAGACCAAGTGCTTCACTTTGTTCGCCACCCACTTCCACGAGATTACCAAGCTGGCCGAGAGTTTGGCAACCGTGAAGAACTGTCACATGGCCGCCGTTGCGGACGCCGATAACTTTACGCTGCTTTACCAAGTGCGTCCAGGGGTGATGGAGAAGAGCTTTGGCATTCAAGTGGCTCGACTGGCGAGTTTTCCCGAGCACGTCGTCCAGAATGCCCAGGAGGTGTACAACGAGTTCGAGGATGAGCATGCCGGGAAGCAGAAGGAGGAGGACAAGGCCTTGCTGGAGAAGATTCAAGTTGCCATTGAACAGCTTTCCACGGCTGGCAACAACACGGATATCAATGTGGAGGACCTGACCCAGCTGGTGACAAAGTTTACGAAGGACATCAAGAAACTGGACAGCGATTACTTTAAATCCGTGCTGGCCACCAGTGAGGCTTAG